The nucleotide window GCGGTGTACTCGGTGAGGGTCGCCATCAGGTCGGCGTCGAACCGGCCCAGCAGAGCGCCGGCCCGCTCGACGAAGTCGTCGCCGTACATCTCGAAGCCCGTCGACTTGGGGGGCTTGCGAGCGAGGTACGCGTCCTCGGCAAGCAGCCGTTCGACGAGCCCCTCATCGACCTTCCCCGCCTTCGCCAGAGCCCCGTCGCGGTCGCATGAGAGCGATCCGCCGGAGATCCGCCGGGCGAGGCGGTCGATCAGGGTGTTGGCCGGTCCGGTGTCGAAGCCGAAGACCTTCGACGGGTCGGGGTCGAGCACGGTGACGTTGGCGATCCCTCCCAGGTTGAGCACAGCGCGTCGGGAGGGTTCGGGCTCGCCCTCGCGGGGGGCGTAGAGGATGACGTCGGCGAACGGCGAGATCGGCGCTCCCTCGCCGCCGGCGGCGATGTCGCGGGCCCGGAAGTCGGCGATCGTCAGGCAGCCGGTGCGCTCGGCGAGCACGTCGCCGTCCCCCACTTGCAGCGTCGCCCCGATCGCCCCCGGCACCGAGCTGTGGTGATACACCGTCTGCCCGTGCGAGCCGATCAGGTCGATGTCCCCGGGCGCGATCCCGGCCGCCTCCAGCGTCTCCAGGCAGGCGACGGCGAAGGCCTCGGCGACGAGCACGTTCATCTCCGCCACGTCGCGGACGCCCCACTTCGCCAGCCCAAGGATCCGGGCGCGGGTCT belongs to Paludisphaera rhizosphaerae and includes:
- a CDS encoding anhydro-N-acetylmuramic acid kinase, translating into MGLSALGGMIEGRTGKPSRVVVGMISGTSADSIDAAVCRIHGFGTPVAGRPGAKVELIHYAETPYPAETRARILGLAKWGVRDVAEMNVLVAEAFAVACLETLEAAGIAPGDIDLIGSHGQTVYHHSSVPGAIGATLQVGDGDVLAERTGCLTIADFRARDIAAGGEGAPISPFADVILYAPREGEPEPSRRAVLNLGGIANVTVLDPDPSKVFGFDTGPANTLIDRLARRISGGSLSCDRDGALAKAGKVDEGLVERLLAEDAYLARKPPKSTGFEMYGDDFVERAGALLGRFDADLMATLTEYTARTVADAFARFVPPVVEVVGAGGGVKNPALFGRLAELLAPAKFILGDDRGVPGDAREAMAFAVLGHEALFGLPTSLPSVTGARRPAVLGKLCLPSR